A genomic segment from Rubrobacter tropicus encodes:
- a CDS encoding Rieske (2Fe-2S) protein, producing MEKTIGEIIVEAMPFLDRASDAVQPRVQDLVAAGGTTARNVLDGVWMEVPLHPVLTDVPIGSWTAALVFDGLDIVSGKQAMRNAADASLALGVAGGFAAAAVGFSDWRYTSGGSRRMGMAHALLNAVGLTLSTSSLVLRAAGRRNAGRLAFLAGYSLNGMGAHLGGELSYKYGLRVNRNTFEATGPDDYTPVLDESELGTDEMRRIEVDGVGVLLSRSEKDGRVCAIAATCNHFSGPLEQGDREGDTVVCPRHKSRFDLCNGKVIDGPAVFPQSGYETRVREGKIEVKAVEENVQEKVE from the coding sequence GTGGAGAAGACCATAGGCGAGATCATAGTCGAGGCGATGCCCTTCCTGGACAGGGCCTCCGATGCCGTCCAGCCCAGGGTTCAGGACCTCGTGGCCGCCGGGGGCACGACGGCGCGCAACGTGCTGGACGGCGTATGGATGGAGGTGCCGCTTCACCCGGTGCTGACCGACGTGCCCATAGGCTCGTGGACGGCGGCGCTCGTCTTCGACGGGCTAGACATCGTCAGCGGGAAGCAGGCCATGCGCAACGCGGCCGACGCCTCGCTCGCCCTCGGCGTCGCCGGCGGTTTCGCCGCCGCCGCCGTCGGCTTCTCCGACTGGCGCTACACCTCGGGCGGCTCGCGCAGGATGGGCATGGCCCACGCCCTTCTCAACGCCGTCGGCCTCACCCTCAGCACCTCCTCCCTCGTGCTGCGCGCCGCCGGCCGCCGCAACGCCGGCAGGCTCGCCTTCCTCGCCGGCTACTCCCTCAACGGCATGGGCGCCCACCTCGGCGGCGAGCTCTCCTACAAATACGGCCTCCGCGTCAACCGCAACACCTTCGAAGCCACGGGTCCCGACGACTACACCCCCGTCCTCGACGAGTCCGAACTCGGCACCGACGAGATGCGACGCATCGAGGTCGACGGCGTGGGCGTGCTCCTGAGCCGCTCCGAAAAAGACGGGAGGGTTTGCGCCATAGCCGCCACCTGCAACCACTTCTCCGGCCCGCTCGAACAGGGCGACCGCGAGGGCGACACCGTGGTCTGCCCCCGGCACAAGTCCCGCTTCGACCTGTGCAACGGCAAGGTAATAGACGGCCCCGCCGTCTTCCCCCAATCCGGCTACGAGACCAGGGTGAGGGAGGGCAAGATCGAGGTGAAGGCGGTGGAGGAGAACGTGCAGGAGAAGGTGGAATAG
- a CDS encoding glycosyltransferase family 87 protein: MRDAVLYTVAFWVFAGALWMDVWFLGGVLDRISTESMNVHVDFDSFWRSARALLGGGDIYDAGARLVNLNPPVWTVLISPLGLLEALDAYRLFVLLSVLGVIGYLAWTAEELRLRSAWAVVGSGLLLLSSPLLSTLALGQVYPVLTLGLVAAWISDRRDDQRLSGVALGLVVALKPSLAPVLLWPLVRRRWDSFSAACVSGLAASLLGFVVAGPSATLRYVGILSEGSANPYWDNASIPAAMARFFTEHPYGQNLFTLPWMVYVGYALGIGVLVLTAVRVRDGGEAGLWALVAASLLVSPIAWHNYLVLLGPGILLLLARGRGAPALLLLALQAIPAQWVLLWNDERTIPATFALTLYLYVLLAHWAVFFFAVGPANVDPGAAKA, from the coding sequence TTGCGGGACGCTGTGCTCTATACGGTGGCGTTCTGGGTGTTTGCGGGGGCCTTGTGGATGGACGTGTGGTTTCTGGGTGGGGTTCTGGACAGGATCTCGACCGAGTCCATGAACGTGCACGTGGACTTCGATTCTTTCTGGCGGTCGGCGCGGGCGTTGCTCGGTGGGGGGGATATTTATGACGCGGGGGCGCGGCTCGTCAACCTGAACCCGCCGGTTTGGACCGTGCTCATCTCGCCCCTCGGGCTTTTGGAGGCTTTAGACGCTTACCGGCTCTTCGTTTTGTTATCCGTGCTCGGCGTGATCGGGTACCTCGCGTGGACGGCGGAGGAGCTAAGGCTGCGGTCCGCGTGGGCGGTCGTCGGGTCCGGCTTGTTGCTCCTTTCGTCCCCCTTGCTCTCGACGCTGGCGCTCGGTCAGGTGTACCCGGTGCTGACGCTCGGTCTGGTCGCCGCCTGGATCTCGGACCGCAGGGACGACCAGCGGCTCTCCGGAGTCGCCCTCGGTTTGGTCGTAGCCCTGAAGCCGTCCCTGGCGCCTGTCCTGCTCTGGCCGCTCGTGCGGCGGCGGTGGGACTCGTTCTCGGCGGCCTGCGTCTCGGGACTCGCGGCGTCGCTCCTCGGCTTCGTGGTGGCGGGGCCGTCCGCGACGCTGCGCTACGTCGGGATACTCAGCGAGGGGTCGGCCAACCCCTACTGGGACAACGCCTCGATCCCCGCGGCGATGGCCCGGTTCTTTACGGAGCATCCCTACGGCCAGAACCTCTTCACGTTGCCTTGGATGGTCTACGTGGGTTACGCGCTGGGGATCGGGGTTCTGGTCCTGACGGCCGTGAGGGTCCGGGACGGGGGGGAGGCCGGGCTCTGGGCGCTGGTGGCGGCCTCTCTCCTCGTGTCGCCCATCGCCTGGCACAACTACCTGGTGCTGCTCGGACCGGGGATTCTGCTCCTGCTCGCCAGGGGGCGTGGGGCGCCCGCGCTTCTCCTGCTCGCGCTCCAGGCGATCCCGGCCCAGTGGGTCCTCCTCTGGAACGACGAGCGCACGATCCCGGCTACCTTCGCGCTCACCCTCTACCTTTACGTGCTGCTGGCGCACTGGGCCGTCTTCTTCTTCGCCGTGGGGCCGGCGAACGTGGACCCCGGGGCCGCCAAGGCGTGA
- a CDS encoding cation diffusion facilitator family transporter, with translation MVGGGRSARFYAVLSIVAAVVTIGLKFGAYLLTGSVGLFSDAAESVVNLVAALTALWALTLAARPPDEEHAFGHNKAEYFSSGLESALVLIAAALIAATAIPRLFEPRPLENVGVGLAVTLVASAINGGVALVLLRAGGRLRSITLEADARHLLTDVWTSVGVVLGVVLVGLTGWLVLDPLIALLVAANIVWTGVRLLRDTGQGLLDRALPGEDQAKIQKVLARYEERGIRFHAVRTRAAGQRRFVSMHVLVPGGWTVKRGHDLAEELEAGIARDLPQSTFFIHVEPAEDPASFADQALDRERSDGETGTTEEGRTG, from the coding sequence ATCGTTGGAGGCGGGCGGTCCGCCCGGTTCTACGCGGTGCTGTCCATCGTGGCGGCGGTGGTCACGATCGGGCTCAAATTCGGGGCTTACCTGTTGACCGGGTCCGTCGGGTTGTTTTCGGACGCGGCCGAGTCGGTGGTGAACCTGGTGGCGGCTTTGACGGCGTTATGGGCATTGACGCTCGCGGCCAGGCCGCCGGACGAGGAGCACGCGTTCGGGCACAACAAGGCCGAGTACTTTTCGAGCGGGCTGGAGAGCGCGCTCGTCCTGATCGCGGCGGCTTTGATCGCCGCAACCGCGATACCGAGGTTGTTCGAGCCGCGGCCGCTCGAGAACGTCGGGGTTGGGCTCGCCGTCACGCTCGTCGCGTCGGCGATCAACGGCGGCGTCGCCCTCGTCCTCCTGCGCGCCGGAGGCCGGCTGCGCTCCATAACCCTGGAAGCCGACGCCAGGCACCTGTTGACGGACGTGTGGACCTCAGTTGGTGTGGTGCTCGGCGTCGTGCTCGTGGGGCTCACGGGCTGGCTCGTCCTCGACCCCCTCATAGCCCTGCTCGTCGCGGCCAACATCGTCTGGACCGGCGTCAGGCTCCTGCGGGATACGGGGCAAGGGTTGTTGGACAGGGCTTTGCCCGGAGAGGATCAGGCCAAGATCCAGAAAGTCCTGGCCCGTTACGAGGAGAGGGGCATCCGGTTCCACGCCGTCCGCACCCGCGCGGCGGGACAGCGCCGCTTCGTCTCCATGCACGTGCTCGTGCCCGGCGGGTGGACCGTAAAGCGGGGCCACGACCTCGCCGAAGAGCTGGAAGCCGGCATCGCCCGCGACCTCCCCCAGAGCACCTTCTTCATCCACGTCGAGCCGGCCGAAGATCCCGCCTCCTTCGCGGACCAGGCCCTCGACCGCGAACGTTCGGACGGGGAGACCGGGACGACGGAAGAGGGGCGGACCGGGTAG
- a CDS encoding vitamin B12-dependent ribonucleotide reductase has protein sequence MEVNRNRLAADIDLTENAVAVLKKRYLKKNERGEAIEEPIDMFLRVAGNIAEGEFRFNEGEEAKALYEESRERFLQIMLSRKFMPNSPTLMNAGRELQQLSACFVLPVEDSIDGIYDTLKHQAIIHKSGGGTGFGFSRLRPKNDLVQSTMGVSSGPVSFMAIYDASTDKIKQGGTRRGANMGILRVDHPDVEEFIECKRENDQINNFNISVAITDEFMEAVEADRDFELKNPRDGEVIKTVRAKDLFRKIVEGAWLNGEPGVVFIDKINGDNPTPQFPIESTNPCSEAHLPPYDSCNLGSINLEKFYREETGDVDWDDLRETIHTAIRFLDNVIEQNNYPLPEIDKMSRGNRRIGLGVMGFADLLIKLGITYDSNEGLAFAEKVMKFVDDEAWEESRNLAEERGVMPNFEGSRHEMRGDRVRNATVTTIAPTGTISMIAGCSGGIEPLFAVAFMRRQADMEMPDVNPEFVKIAKERGFYSEDLMKKVAEHGSVRDVEEVPADLRSVWVTSHDISSEWHVKMQAAFQKYTSMGISKTINLPNDASVEDVEAAYMQAFATNCKGIAVYRDGSRDAQVLSTGKTSAGEKPTMTPASPEAPTAPSVTPPVAAQDNGPRFNSLAEARNGRPRTLTGVTKKIQTGHGPLYVTMNDDEFGPRECFVILGKPGGTAAAFSDALGRMISLAMTHGATPAELVHQLRGIQDGHPAGVGPAATLSVPDGVAKAMSEHYLIEDSLPDTRELPIIGACPDCASGLTRQEGCVVCHSCGYSKCS, from the coding sequence ATGGAGGTAAACCGTAACAGGTTGGCGGCAGACATAGATCTCACCGAGAACGCGGTCGCCGTTCTCAAGAAGCGCTATCTCAAAAAGAACGAGCGCGGTGAGGCTATAGAGGAACCCATCGACATGTTCCTGCGCGTCGCGGGGAACATCGCCGAGGGCGAGTTCCGGTTCAACGAGGGCGAGGAGGCTAAAGCGCTCTACGAGGAGTCCAGGGAGCGTTTCCTCCAGATCATGCTGAGCAGGAAGTTCATGCCGAACTCGCCGACCCTCATGAACGCCGGGCGCGAGCTGCAGCAGCTCTCCGCCTGCTTCGTGCTGCCCGTCGAGGACTCCATAGACGGCATCTACGACACCCTCAAGCACCAGGCCATCATCCACAAGTCCGGTGGGGGCACCGGCTTCGGCTTCAGCCGCCTGCGTCCGAAGAATGATCTGGTGCAGAGCACGATGGGCGTCTCCAGCGGGCCCGTCTCGTTCATGGCCATCTACGACGCCTCGACGGACAAGATCAAGCAGGGCGGAACGCGTCGCGGGGCGAACATGGGCATCCTCAGGGTCGACCACCCCGACGTCGAGGAGTTCATCGAGTGCAAGCGCGAGAACGACCAGATCAACAACTTCAACATCTCGGTCGCGATCACCGACGAGTTCATGGAGGCCGTCGAGGCCGACCGTGACTTCGAGCTCAAGAACCCCAGAGACGGCGAGGTCATAAAGACCGTCAGGGCGAAGGATCTGTTCCGCAAGATCGTCGAGGGCGCCTGGCTCAACGGCGAACCCGGCGTCGTCTTTATAGACAAGATCAACGGCGACAACCCGACGCCGCAGTTCCCGATAGAGAGCACCAACCCGTGCTCCGAGGCGCACCTGCCGCCTTACGACTCGTGCAACCTCGGCTCGATCAACCTGGAGAAGTTCTACAGGGAAGAGACCGGGGACGTCGACTGGGACGACCTGCGCGAGACGATCCACACCGCGATCCGTTTCCTGGACAACGTGATCGAGCAGAACAACTACCCGCTGCCCGAGATAGACAAGATGAGCCGCGGCAACCGCAGGATAGGCCTCGGCGTGATGGGCTTCGCCGACCTCCTCATAAAGCTCGGCATCACCTACGACTCGAACGAGGGCCTCGCCTTCGCCGAGAAGGTTATGAAGTTCGTGGACGACGAGGCGTGGGAGGAGAGCCGCAACCTCGCCGAGGAGCGCGGCGTGATGCCGAACTTCGAGGGTTCGCGCCACGAGATGCGCGGCGACAGGGTCCGCAACGCGACCGTCACCACCATAGCCCCCACGGGCACCATCTCCATGATCGCCGGCTGCTCCGGCGGCATCGAGCCGCTCTTCGCCGTCGCCTTCATGCGCCGCCAGGCCGACATGGAGATGCCCGACGTCAACCCCGAGTTCGTGAAGATCGCCAAGGAGCGCGGCTTCTACTCCGAGGACCTCATGAAGAAGGTCGCCGAGCACGGCTCCGTGCGCGACGTCGAGGAGGTTCCGGCCGACCTCAGGAGCGTGTGGGTCACCTCGCACGACATAAGCAGCGAGTGGCACGTCAAGATGCAGGCGGCGTTCCAGAAGTACACTTCTATGGGCATCTCCAAGACCATCAACCTGCCGAACGACGCTTCGGTCGAGGACGTCGAGGCCGCCTACATGCAGGCCTTCGCCACCAACTGCAAGGGCATCGCCGTCTACCGTGACGGCTCCCGCGACGCCCAGGTCCTCTCGACCGGCAAGACCAGCGCCGGCGAGAAGCCGACCATGACGCCGGCCTCCCCCGAGGCGCCGACCGCGCCCTCCGTCACGCCGCCCGTCGCGGCGCAGGACAACGGGCCGCGGTTCAACTCGCTGGCCGAGGCCCGGAACGGCAGGCCGCGGACGCTCACGGGGGTCACCAAGAAGATCCAGACCGGCCACGGCCCGCTCTACGTCACCATGAACGACGACGAGTTCGGCCCAAGGGAGTGCTTCGTGATCCTTGGCAAGCCCGGCGGCACGGCTGCGGCCTTCTCTGACGCGTTGGGGCGTATGATCTCGCTGGCCATGACCCACGGCGCGACGCCCGCCGAGCTGGTCCACCAGCTCCGCGGCATCCAGGACGGCCACCCGGCCGGCGTGGGGCCCGCCGCCACCCTGTCGGTCCCCGACGGTGTTGCGAAGGCGATGAGCGAGCACTACCTGATCGAGGACAGCCTGCCGGACACCCGGGAGCTCCCGATCATCGGCGCCTGCCCCGACTGCGCCAGCGGCCTGACCCGCCAGGAGGGCTGTGTAGTCTGCCACTCCTGCGGCTACTCGAAGTGTAGCTAG
- the nrdR gene encoding transcriptional regulator NrdR, with protein MQCPYCDFEDTKVIDSRLSETKDAVRRRRECLSCEKRFTTYERREPLRLMVIKRDGVKEPFDRDKLMGGLLKACAKQQVTDEQVELIVDEIEAELRERRRHEVTSRRLGDMVLVRLRRLDMVAYLRFASVYRQYTDVDQFRTELVRLAGAGIGR; from the coding sequence ATGCAGTGTCCGTACTGCGATTTTGAGGATACGAAGGTAATAGATTCGCGGCTTTCCGAGACGAAGGATGCCGTGCGTCGGAGGCGCGAGTGTCTTTCGTGCGAGAAGAGGTTCACGACGTACGAGCGCAGGGAGCCCTTGAGGCTCATGGTCATAAAGAGGGACGGGGTCAAGGAGCCGTTTGATCGGGACAAGTTGATGGGCGGCCTCTTGAAGGCGTGTGCCAAGCAGCAGGTCACGGACGAGCAGGTCGAGTTGATAGTCGACGAGATCGAGGCCGAGCTGAGGGAGAGGCGCCGGCACGAGGTGACGTCGCGGCGGCTCGGGGACATGGTGCTCGTCAGGCTGCGCCGGCTGGACATGGTAGCCTACCTGCGCTTCGCCTCCGTCTACCGGCAGTACACCGACGTCGACCAGTTCCGCACGGAGCTCGTGCGCCTGGCAGGGGCCGGGATCGGCAGGTAG
- a CDS encoding nucleoside deaminase — translation MHEETDLLMMRRALLAAENAAEMGEVPVGAVVARGEEVLAVAANEREATGDPTAHAELLAIRRAAKTLGGWRLSGCTLYATLEPCPMCAGAAHASRLDRLVYATPDPKAGYAGTLHDIPSDTRLNHTFAVQTGLLGEEAADLLRTFFKNRRKRPPGATKQPDPTD, via the coding sequence ATGCACGAAGAGACCGACCTCTTGATGATGCGCCGGGCCTTGCTCGCCGCCGAGAACGCGGCCGAGATGGGGGAGGTGCCCGTCGGCGCCGTGGTCGCGAGGGGCGAGGAAGTCCTCGCCGTCGCGGCCAACGAACGCGAGGCCACGGGCGACCCCACGGCCCACGCCGAACTCCTCGCCATCCGCCGCGCCGCGAAGACCCTCGGCGGCTGGCGCCTCTCGGGCTGCACCCTCTACGCGACCCTCGAACCCTGCCCCATGTGCGCCGGCGCCGCCCACGCCTCGCGCCTGGACCGCCTCGTCTACGCGACCCCCGACCCGAAGGCCGGCTACGCCGGTACCCTGCACGACATCCCATCAGACACCCGCCTCAACCACACCTTCGCCGTCCAGACAGGCCTCCTCGGGGAGGAAGCCGCCGACCTCCTGAGAACCTTCTTCAAGAACCGCCGAAAAAGGCCCCCCGGGGCCACGAAACAGCCGGATCCAACGGACTAA
- a CDS encoding YnfA family protein: MLVIGTLFVLAGLCEIGGGYLVWGWMREHKPVAWALGGAVVLALYGVVAALQPIPEFGRVYAAYGGVFIALALAWGVFVDGFRPDRYDLLGATICITGVLVMILPTRG; the protein is encoded by the coding sequence CTGCTCGTCATAGGCACTCTGTTTGTCCTGGCCGGGCTGTGCGAGATCGGCGGCGGATACCTGGTGTGGGGTTGGATGCGCGAGCACAAGCCCGTCGCGTGGGCGCTGGGCGGCGCCGTCGTACTCGCGCTCTACGGCGTTGTCGCCGCCCTTCAACCCATTCCCGAGTTCGGGCGGGTCTACGCGGCTTACGGAGGCGTCTTCATAGCCCTGGCCCTCGCCTGGGGGGTCTTCGTCGATGGGTTCAGGCCAGATCGCTACGACCTGCTCGGGGCGACGATCTGCATTACCGGCGTCCTGGTGATGATCCTTCCCACCAGAGGTTAG
- a CDS encoding MIP family channel protein: MRRLAAEFVGTFLLVFAGPGAVIIDEVSGGGVGSLGIGLSFGLAVMAAIYAIGHLSGAHINPAVTVAFALTRHFPWSLVPAYVVSQLLGACAASAAHLVLFGDVANLGATVPSGSAWQAALLELLLTLFLMFVVSAVATDVRAVGQAAAIAIGGYVALAATFAGPIAGASMNPARSFGPALVGGTWTSHWAYWLGPVAGAALGALIYHHVRAARPPEPGRVQRG; encoded by the coding sequence TTGAGGCGTCTGGCCGCCGAGTTCGTCGGCACGTTTTTGCTGGTCTTCGCCGGGCCCGGGGCCGTCATAATAGACGAGGTCTCGGGCGGGGGAGTCGGTTCTCTGGGCATCGGGCTCTCCTTCGGCCTCGCGGTGATGGCCGCGATCTACGCCATAGGCCACCTCTCCGGCGCCCACATCAACCCGGCCGTAACCGTGGCCTTCGCGCTGACGCGCCATTTTCCGTGGTCGCTCGTGCCGGCCTACGTGGTCTCCCAGCTCCTCGGGGCCTGCGCCGCCAGCGCCGCCCATCTCGTTCTCTTCGGCGACGTCGCGAACCTCGGTGCCACCGTTCCGTCCGGCTCTGCGTGGCAGGCCGCCCTGCTGGAGCTGTTGCTCACGCTCTTCCTTATGTTCGTCGTCTCCGCCGTCGCCACCGACGTCCGGGCCGTCGGACAGGCCGCCGCCATAGCCATAGGGGGCTACGTGGCCCTCGCCGCCACCTTCGCCGGCCCCATCGCCGGCGCCTCCATGAACCCGGCCCGTTCCTTCGGACCGGCCCTCGTCGGCGGTACCTGGACCTCACACTGGGCCTACTGGCTGGGCCCGGTGGCCGGCGCCGCCCTCGGGGCCCTGATCTACCACCACGTCCGCGCCGCGAGACCCCCGGAGCCCGGGCGCGTACAGCGAGGCTGA
- a CDS encoding DF family (seleno)protein, whose translation MPEETRIELLYFDGCPSLGPAGEALRQALAEEGIEAAVDLVAVNTGEEARRLRFPGSPTIRFNGEDAFPAGGAPGPEEWGLRCRVYATPGGLEGSPTTPMLREALRLALPAGKESPTN comes from the coding sequence GTGCCTGAGGAAACCAGGATAGAGTTGCTCTACTTCGACGGTTGCCCTTCGCTCGGACCCGCCGGGGAGGCCCTGCGCCAGGCGCTCGCCGAGGAGGGCATCGAGGCCGCCGTCGACCTCGTGGCCGTGAACACCGGCGAGGAGGCGAGGAGGCTGCGGTTCCCCGGCAGCCCCACGATCCGGTTCAACGGCGAGGACGCGTTCCCCGCCGGCGGCGCCCCCGGGCCGGAGGAGTGGGGCCTGCGATGCCGCGTGTACGCGACGCCGGGGGGCCTCGAAGGTTCGCCCACAACCCCGATGCTCCGGGAGGCCCTGCGCCTGGCCTTGCCGGCCGGCAAGGAGTCCCCGACGAATTGA
- a CDS encoding arsenate reductase ArsC, with protein MRKQKVLFLCTQNSARSQMAEGFLRHLAGGRFEAMSAGLEASDEVHPCAVEAMREVGIDISDQRPKGLSAYMGKEYFNYLIIVCARAEERCPKTFPGVGTTFSWIFDDPRRDEDLPYDSMLERFRAVRDQIELRMRGWLDHPEAELERLREERERERRERLGAASGREAAPAGDFAGGREHDPFRRA; from the coding sequence GTGAGGAAGCAGAAGGTGCTGTTCTTGTGCACCCAGAACTCCGCGCGCAGCCAGATGGCGGAGGGGTTTCTGAGGCACCTGGCCGGGGGTCGCTTCGAGGCCATGAGCGCGGGCCTCGAAGCCAGCGACGAGGTTCATCCGTGCGCCGTCGAGGCGATGCGGGAGGTCGGCATAGACATCTCCGACCAGCGGCCCAAGGGCCTCTCGGCCTACATGGGCAAGGAGTACTTCAACTACCTCATCATCGTGTGCGCCCGCGCCGAGGAGCGTTGCCCGAAGACCTTCCCCGGCGTTGGCACCACCTTCTCGTGGATCTTCGATGACCCCCGCCGCGACGAGGACCTCCCCTACGACTCGATGCTGGAGAGGTTCCGGGCGGTGCGCGACCAGATAGAGCTGAGGATGAGGGGATGGCTGGACCATCCCGAGGCGGAGCTGGAGAGGTTGCGCGAGGAGCGGGAGCGCGAGCGCCGGGAACGGCTCGGGGCCGCCAGCGGGCGTGAAGCGGCACCCGCCGGAGACTTCGCAGGGGGCCGGGAACACGACCCTTTCCGCCGTGCCTGA
- a CDS encoding arsenate reductase ArsC, with protein MADARERTRVLFLCTHNSARSQMAEGLLRGLAAERFESFSAGTEATRVRPEAIEAMREIGIDISAQESETLDRYLGEPFDYVVTVCDDANETCPVFPGAKQRLHWSLPDPSAAGGADGERLAVFRSVRDRLGRLIEAELVSGRGGYP; from the coding sequence ATGGCTGACGCCAGAGAGAGGACCCGGGTGCTCTTCCTCTGCACCCACAACTCCGCCCGTTCCCAGATGGCCGAAGGGCTGCTCAGGGGACTGGCGGCAGAGCGCTTCGAGTCTTTCAGCGCCGGTACGGAGGCGACCCGCGTCAGGCCGGAGGCGATAGAGGCGATGCGTGAGATCGGCATCGACATCTCCGCCCAGGAGTCCGAGACCCTGGACCGCTACCTCGGCGAGCCCTTCGACTACGTGGTGACGGTCTGCGACGACGCCAACGAGACCTGCCCGGTCTTCCCCGGGGCGAAGCAGCGCCTGCACTGGTCGCTGCCGGACCCCTCGGCGGCCGGCGGGGCGGACGGCGAACGTCTGGCGGTGTTCCGGTCGGTGAGGGACCGTCTCGGAAGGCTCATCGAAGCGGAACTGGTAAGCGGTAGAGGAGGATACCCGTGA
- a CDS encoding ArsR/SmtB family transcription factor, with protein sequence MQGRSLGVVSENGHAPEDVRDEARVERLVSLGRALSDPIRVEMLGMMSGGRGCCSLPECGVPAEDQDAGICVCEFEAYFGMGQSKVSYHLRKLKDAGLVTEEKRGRWSFYSLKRDTTRVLLAETAGHLGLDTESGDG encoded by the coding sequence GTGCAGGGACGGAGCCTGGGCGTGGTTTCGGAGAACGGTCACGCCCCGGAGGACGTTCGTGACGAAGCGCGGGTGGAGCGGCTCGTGTCGCTGGGGCGGGCGCTCTCCGACCCCATACGGGTAGAGATGCTCGGCATGATGTCCGGGGGGCGGGGTTGCTGCAGCCTGCCCGAGTGCGGCGTCCCGGCCGAAGACCAGGACGCCGGGATCTGCGTCTGCGAGTTCGAGGCGTACTTCGGGATGGGCCAGTCGAAGGTCTCCTACCACCTCCGCAAGCTCAAGGACGCCGGCCTGGTCACGGAGGAGAAGCGCGGAAGGTGGAGCTTCTACTCGCTGAAGCGGGACACCACCCGGGTCCTGCTCGCCGAGACGGCCGGCCACCTGGGGCTCGATACGGAGTCCGGAGATGGCTGA
- the arsM gene encoding arsenite methyltransferase: protein MADDLRERVRERYAGLAVAAGGGNEGSCCGSSCGCGSGEDVAVRVSDLSGKSYSEAEREELPVLAAEASLGCGNPVALADLSPGEVVLDLGSGGGIDVLLSARRVAPGGKAYGLDMTDEMLELARANQAEAGVGNAEFLKGEIETVPLPDGYVDVVISNCVVNLSTDKPRVIAEAFRVLKPGGRFAVSDVVFLGDKGHLPEEVLETVGLWTGCVVGALEKGEYEGLLAEAGFEDVSVEVVNVYEPETIEGLDTDEKRAAFREVPAASAFVRARKPAEAG, encoded by the coding sequence GTGGCGGACGATTTGAGGGAGCGTGTCAGGGAGAGGTATGCCGGGCTCGCCGTGGCCGCCGGGGGTGGAAACGAGGGTTCGTGCTGCGGGTCTTCTTGCGGGTGCGGTTCCGGGGAGGATGTGGCGGTTCGGGTCTCGGATCTCTCGGGGAAGAGTTACTCGGAGGCGGAGAGGGAAGAGTTGCCGGTCCTCGCGGCGGAGGCTTCTCTGGGTTGCGGGAATCCCGTGGCGTTGGCGGACCTCTCCCCCGGGGAGGTGGTCCTCGATCTGGGTAGCGGGGGTGGAATCGACGTGTTGCTCTCCGCGCGCCGGGTCGCCCCGGGCGGGAAGGCCTACGGGCTGGACATGACCGACGAGATGCTGGAGTTGGCGCGTGCGAATCAGGCCGAGGCCGGGGTCGGGAACGCGGAGTTTCTGAAAGGTGAGATCGAGACCGTTCCGCTGCCCGACGGGTACGTTGACGTCGTCATAAGCAACTGCGTGGTCAACCTCTCCACGGACAAACCGCGCGTCATCGCCGAGGCGTTCAGGGTGCTGAAGCCCGGCGGACGCTTCGCCGTTTCGGACGTGGTCTTTCTGGGCGACAAGGGTCATCTCCCCGAAGAGGTGCTCGAGACGGTGGGCCTCTGGACCGGGTGCGTGGTCGGTGCGCTCGAGAAGGGGGAGTACGAAGGCTTGCTGGCAGAAGCCGGGTTCGAGGACGTCTCCGTGGAGGTCGTCAACGTCTACGAGCCCGAGACGATAGAGGGTCTTGATACGGACGAGAAGCGCGCCGCGTTCCGCGAGGTCCCGGCCGCGAGCGCGTTCGTCCGGGCCCGCAAGCCGGCGGAGGCGGGGTAG